CTATTTGATCCTGAGAAGATGACTAAACCAAATCCCAAATCCCAAAGAGAAGCATACTGAGCGATGGAGAGAAGTAGAAAACATAGAGAAACCTAAATCATAAGGAACTAATGTCTCTCCTTTTGGGTCCTTTTATGCAGAATAAATCTCTCCCCATTCGGGATTGTATAAccatttacctttcattttctcACATACAAACTAAACCTCAGAGGTGAGGACCCTCTGAAATCATTTGGTCCAATTTCTCCTTTTGTAAATGGGAACATTTGAGATTCCAAGAGGTTAAGCGAAATGTCAAGTGGTCATTAGAACAAATAATATGAAGATTTCATCTAAGTGGGAAGGGTACTGACCTAGGAGTGAGAAGACCTGGATTCTACTGCCCACTCAGCCATGTTCACAAAATGAAAGCACTGGATGAGATGGTTTTGAAAATCTCTCCCCTCTTTGAAGCAGCTTTAATTCTGTGAATATCAGTAGTGTTTGGTTGTTTGCTTTTAGAAAGGTAGCACCTTTTTTTGCAGTTATGGTGAAGGGGCAATACGTATGGTGGTTatgagcgtgggctctagagtcagACTTTCCGCCTTGCAATCCCAGCTCTCACACTTACTTGTGGTGAAAGCCTGAACAAATTAACCTCTctgcctcatctgcaaaatggaaattgTAACAATACCCACCCCATTAAGGCCCTTAGAATGATGAAACGAGATAACACATGTCAAGTATTCAGCACAccgcctggcacatagcaagtgctgaGCGAACACAGGCTGCCCTTAACACTGTCATAAAGGAACCAGAGttggtgtctgtgtgtgcgttAAAAGAAGGCATCCCTTCCTCTGGGCAGAAGCAGCCCAAGTGCTAAGGTCCACATCAAGGCTGGAACTCACTGTCTGTGGCTATGTGCCTGGCTCTAAAATATCAAAGTAAGAAATCACTCCCCAATATCCTTTGCTGATAGTGGTACCCAATGAATATGTGTCTGTTATCATATAGGCCTTCTAGAAAACTCCTCAGAGGAGGCCCACTTAGATGGCAAGGAcacttttgctcttcttttcttttctgtctttctgcctggaatgctgagGGAATGGCTGGGGTGTCAGCAGCCTACTTACTACTGATCATGAGGAAAGGGCTAAAAGATTTTCAGAGACTCAGACTTTCAGCCAATAACTCAATGTCATTAACCTCCAGACTTCTtgttttatgaagaaaataaactcaTGTACATTTTTGAGCTACTATTATCAAAATGCAATTCCTGACCAAAATACCCTCCAAAATCTACTTCTCTTTTCTGTCAACAAATATCTGTAGACTTGCCTGGTCAGCCACTTGTCCCTGGCCACTTAGGggccctaagtcaggccctcattgGCCATCACTTAGAGTTTTACAAAATGTccaaatgccctcaaggtccttGCTATTCCAAGTGTGGTCTGTAGACCAGAGGCATTAGTGTCACCTAGGAAATTATTAGAAAGCCAGCATCTCCAGCCAcatccagacctactgaatcaggatcCCCAGTGATTTCTGTGCACATTAAAGGCTAAGGCTCTGGACTAGACTTCCAGACTCTGCTCTGTCATTCCTCTTAAGCACTACTGTCAAAATAATCTTCCTGACGCACATCAGTAGTTTTCTAATCACAGCACTTTCCTCAGAAACCTCCAAGGGCTCCTGACTGCCTATAGACTAAAGTTTAGACTCCTCAGCCTGACAAGTCTTTCTATGATCTTGTGTCATCCTAAAAATGCCCATCAAAGGGCCTGCCATGCCAATAAATAATATTCtgcataaaacaaagcaaaaaatgagTGTACCTGAGAAAGAACATATTTCTTAAGTCTGGCTTCTCCATCCTAGGAATTGGGGATACAGTGTTAGGAAAAACCAGACACAGTCCCTTGCCTTCCTGGAGCTTAGAGATCAGTTGAAAGGACAGGATCtccaaaagcaataaaaatacataatagtAAATATTAAGTGCTAAGAAGGAAATGAATGGGCAATGGTACAGAGTTAGCTAGACTGGTCAGAAGAGTGGCCCAGAGGCTGCGGAGCCAGTTGAGGGGctggtccaggcagagggaacagcacacgCAAAGCCTAGAGAGAACTTGGTGCGTCTGAAGTTCAGAACAGGGGCTGCCCTTTCAGGCTTACCCAGAAAATTGACAGCCTGGGAGGAAGGTGACATGGGATTCACCTTCGAAATCAAGGGAAAATGCTGAATTTCTTCTCCCTGACAGATGCCTTCACTGGGACCACGAAAGGGGCAGAGAGCAGGGTATGCTTCAGGGTCGCTGTGAGTCCAGCCGTGGAAATCAGACCGAGTGaaatttgaatctcagctctaccacttaccggCTCTCAACTCCCCTGACCTCCAAGCCTCTGCTTCCTCAGATATAAAGCGGGTTTAAGTATAGAACCAACTTTGTCATTACTGTGAACGCTGAGGGCGTAAAGCTCCCCAGAACACTGCCACCCACATCAGTGCTGACCTGAATACTAGAGGTTACGAGGCTGTGATCACGACGATGACTGAATTACTATGAGCTTGCGGGCAGAGGGCTCATCCCAGATCCTCCGGTCCCACACCCCGCCCCCACGCCCCTAGGCCTCCCGACCCTGCCATCCCAGGCAACCTCCCCCCGCGCACGGCCACCTCAGTGACCCCAGGGCGGGCGCCGGGCACCGCCGCCGGACCCCCGTTACCTGGGGCCAAACGCGACCTGCCGCCACCTCGCGTCCTGGGCCCTGCCTCCCTCCCGGCCGCCTCCCGGCCCCGCAGATGCGGCGGCggcgcccccagcccagcccggccCGGGCGGCGCGGGATGCCTCGGCGGGGCTGGCGGCGGCGGCCACGCGGCGCGCTCcggcggaggggagggggctccgcggcggcggcggcggcggcagcggcggcggcagcggcggcggcagcggcggcggctggcCCGGCGTGGGGCAGAGCCCAgaggcgcggcggcggcggcagaggaagaggaggaggaggaggatgcaggGGCTGCGGGCGGCGGCGCGGCCCGGTCCGCAGTGAAGCCCGCGGCGCCCGAGGCGCAGGGAGTGGCCGTCGCCTTCTGCGCGCACCATTCCTGAGATGGCGGCGACGCGGCGGCAGCTCGGGGAGCCGAGGAGGGGTCAGCCGGGCGCGGGCTGAGCTCCGCCGGCCCGGGAGCTCGCCGGGGACCCGCGCGCTTGGTGGGGTTCCAGCCGGCCGGCAGGCCTGCGGAGCGGCGAGGCCGGGGGCGGCCCCGGAGCGGAGCGCGGCGCCCGGCCCGGGGAGGCCGCGATGGCGAACGCGAGCgagccgggcggcggcggcggtgagGCGGCCGCCCTGGGCCTCAAGCTGGCCACGCTCAGCCTGCTGCTGTGCGTGAGCCTCGCGGGCAACGTGCTGTTCGCGCTGCTGATCGTGCGGGAGCGCAGCCTGCACCGCGCCCCTTACTACCTGCTGCTCGACCTGTGCCTGGCCGACGGGCTGCGCGCGCTCGCCTGCCTCCCGGCCGTCATGCTGGCGGCGCGGCGGGCAGCGGCCGCCGCGGGGGCGCCGCCGGGCGCGCTGGGCTGCAAGCTGCTCGCCTTCTTGGCCGCGCTCTTCTGCTTCCACGCCGCCTTCCTGCTGCTCGGCGTGGGCGTCACCCGCTACCTGGCCATAGCGCATCACCGCTTCTACGCCGAGCGCCTGGCCGGCTGGCCGTGCGCCGCCATGCTAGTGTGCGCCGCCTGGGCGCTGGCGCTGGCCGCGGCCTTCCCGCCCGTGCtggacggcggcggcggcggcgacgacGAGGACGCGCCGTGCGCCCTGGAGCAGCGGCCCGACGGCGCCCCCGGCGCGCTGggcttcctgctgctgctggccgTGGTGGTGGGCGCCACGCACCTCGTCTACCTCCGCCTGCTCTTCTTCATCCACGATCGCCGCAAGATGCGGCCCGCGCGCCTCGTGCCCGCCGTCAGCCACGACTGGACCTTCCACGGCCCCGGCGCCACCGGCCAGGCGGCCGCCAACTGGACGGCGGGCTTCGGCCGCGGGCCCACGCCGCCCGCGCTCGTGGGCATCCGGCCGGCCGGGCCCGGCCGCGGCGCGCGCCGCCTCCTCGTGCTCGAGGAGTTCAAGACAGAGAAGAGGCTGTGCAAGATGTTCTATGCCATCACGCTGCTCTTCCTGCTCCTCTGGGGGCCCTACGTCGTGGCCAGTTACCTGCGGGTCCTGGTGCGGCCCGGCGCTGTCCCCCAGGCCTACCTGACGGCCTCCGTGTGGCTGACCTTCGCGCAGGCCGGCATCAACCCCGTCGTGTGCTTCCTCTTCAACAGAGAGCTCAGGGACTGCTTCCGGGCCCAGTTCCCCTGCTGCCAGAGCCCCCAGGCCACCCAGGCCACCCTCCCCTGCGACTTGAAAGGCATCGGTTTGTAAGTGGCTCTCCCGCCACCTGCACCCCAACCCGGCCTCTCCCTTTGGCTTGGACAGTGACGTCTTTTCTCCCCCTTCTGCCCCCTGTTTAATTTTCTGAGCTGCCTTCAAAACGGCTCTCGAAGTGCATCATCACTAGGATTGTACAGACCCCTTTTGGGCAGGGTTTTGaagtcccagccccacccccgctCCTTGCGATTGTCCtcctaaatatattttcatcctGACAGTAGGCCCTGGAGTCTTGGTACTGGCACTGATGTCTTTTATTCcatgagttactttttttttctttttttttttcaataaaggcTAAACTAATTTTCTTCATGCAACCTTTCCTAAAGACCATGGCCAGTTTTCTACAGAAGCTATTTTTGACAACCTCAAGTGGCATTACATTTTGCAGTGAGGTAGAGGAACCCAGGGGGACTTCACAAGTTCGATTTCTTGAGGGTCTTCTGTTGGCagcaggagaaagagggaaagttGTCTCAAGTTCCCTCTGAATTGCCATCGGTGGGGTCAGTTGGACTGCTCTGGTTCTTTGAAGGCGCTGAGAATTTTGTTCAGTATTGATATTGAATTTAAAGAGCAGAAATGGGAACGAGTAGCAAGGCAGTCATTTTTAGTCAGTAACAAGTAACACAAGATTTGTTTCCTACCTTGCTTCATACTACTAGGAAATGCCCGTCAGCAACAACTGCTCTTTGTATCATACCAATCTTGAGTGGAAACATTTCTGTAAAACTGTACCTTTCAAAAGAGTAAAAAGTGTTTTGGTTAGTAATGGTGTGGAGAAGATACAGTATTGCATGTTTTCGTATTGTGGTGGTTCACGGATTGGGAGGGCTCGGAGACAAGCAGAGTACTAAATCAAAACTGTTTAGGTATTTtttgccaataaaaattaaaataattttaggggAACAGTTTGTGCTTTGAAGAGCCCAGTTTTATTCTGTCTTATGAAACTAATTGccattttgaaaattgtttttcttttgttcatgGTATAAATGGATGGAATATAATGATACTCTACTTCTATGAGACAAAGCATTTCCTTAAAATGTTTGCTAGGTTAAGCTGTGCTGTTCTCCTGatggttattttaaattaataatgagaactataattttaaatactatttcTTTGTTAGACGCATTGTAACCTTAAGTTGAAAGACTAAATTCTGCAAGTACTGTATTTTTTCGCTTATAATGCTACATTTTTATTAACGTATCTTCCGTTTTGAGGATTTATATCTGTATTTCTCTttgcattatataaatataccagTATTTTCATTCTGGAGTGGGTTTTTGTTCCTGTTGTTTGAGGCTGTGACAGGTGGTAATATGCGTCTAAGTAAGGTACTCAcgtttttattatccttttagtgCATGCTGTTTAGCTGACCATAATTTCTAAGACATTTGGAGGCTTGTTAACTTAAAATGCAAGATAAAAAATCTGCAGATCTTCTCTTCAAGGGAAgaagcagtatatatatatatatactgcttcAAAACTTTTTTATGAACACATAAAACATGAATGTAAGCAAAGTAACcattttgataaaataataattaaagtggGTACAGTAAATATATTGAAGTTTGAGTTGCGCAGAATATAAACTATTAAATATTCAGTCCAAGATGGATAAGTCATAATAAGAGGGTGTGGCCAATTTATCACAGGTGAATGGtcagcattattttattttgtccgtAAATGTCAATCTGTCTATGCAGACAGTCTCCTATTTGGAAAATACGAGTAACTATCAGCCTGTTTCTTCCCAGATCATAGGACCGGGTAGACATTAATTATCCAAGGGCCACCCATCAGAAATCTTATCTAAAGACAGGCCCAGGAAGTAAATCTCTCCTCATCCAACATCCCCCCACCGGCCACAAGTGATCGAAGTTCAAAAAACAGAAGTCACTAAGCCTATGTGATCAGCAGAATTTTTAGCACCTGCCATGGCATAGTAACTAGGCTGTCAGGGCTAactcctgttttttgttttgctttgttctgaCTGGATGGGAGATTTCTAATGAGAATTCAAGTGACAAGTAATGAGAAATGACGGCCAActgtaaaggaaaaagaagaaccaaGAGATGCAGAGGAACTAGCTGTCCAGAGGAATACTGTGCAGGAGCAAAACTCCCCTTGCACCTCAACAGCTACTTTCATCACTGAATTTATTAGCCTGTACTTTgattgttaattatattaataaagaaTCATCAAGAGAAGGTTACTTGTATTTCAGAATACTCTACTCCTTGTACCAGGACAGGAACAATGTATTTGGGGAAGACTTCCATTAAAATAGCTCATTTTCTGTCATTGAAAAGTTAATTTAGCACAACTCCCCCGCCACTCCTCCCCAGGTGAAATAAATGGGTTATGTCTATActtgaagcaaaagaaaatagattGCTTGTCTATAAATCTCTGCATGTCCTGGCATGGAATTATTGGGTGAAAAATGAGCATTTTTAGGTCTTTTGACACCATATGTTAAATCGCTTTGCAGAAAGACATATCTACTTTTAGATTTCCACCTGACCATgttcattttttacaaattgaaatatCTCAAAGTGGGGAAGCGAATAACAAATCAATAACCATAATGATGAAGAATAACCTCCATATGCACCATTCAGCCTTGCCAGATCTTGTCAGTCTTGCCATATTGGTTTctacctttcctcttttctttccttttcctttcttccctttttcctcttctttcttcccttcctccctctcttattccttctctccctccttccctccttctctttattttcttccttccctttctctttcttcctctttttgaaagaaagaaaatacaacacaATCATTTCTGCCAAGGCTTTGGGCTCACCATCAGCCATCTACATTTTCAAATG
This genomic interval from Balaenoptera ricei isolate mBalRic1 chromosome 11, mBalRic1.hap2, whole genome shotgun sequence contains the following:
- the GPR27 gene encoding probable G-protein coupled receptor 27, coding for MANASEPGGGGGEAAALGLKLATLSLLLCVSLAGNVLFALLIVRERSLHRAPYYLLLDLCLADGLRALACLPAVMLAARRAAAAAGAPPGALGCKLLAFLAALFCFHAAFLLLGVGVTRYLAIAHHRFYAERLAGWPCAAMLVCAAWALALAAAFPPVLDGGGGGDDEDAPCALEQRPDGAPGALGFLLLLAVVVGATHLVYLRLLFFIHDRRKMRPARLVPAVSHDWTFHGPGATGQAAANWTAGFGRGPTPPALVGIRPAGPGRGARRLLVLEEFKTEKRLCKMFYAITLLFLLLWGPYVVASYLRVLVRPGAVPQAYLTASVWLTFAQAGINPVVCFLFNRELRDCFRAQFPCCQSPQATQATLPCDLKGIGL